The following proteins are encoded in a genomic region of Hyla sarda isolate aHylSar1 chromosome 3, aHylSar1.hap1, whole genome shotgun sequence:
- the LOC130362062 gene encoding uncharacterized protein LOC130362062 produces the protein MTVVLGHATSPLMSISDVGNFFPESILFRIGFIGMSIGTLVLTFLIYKYMVMHTEEFRGHQVLIQRILLAIVWASCFGTAVMHVFSPKEYPRIHFVSTIISITCEALYYLGQSIQMYKLPGANKVIHHSRCTCCGLTFVCIIFYFGYEKLKELFYNDEDWDEIREIPIIIIEWVMLLLILINIVTYYSTMQRLLLTVSRNSCTLSLRVKIDDFGV, from the exons atgacggtcgtcctcggccatgcaacctcaccactgatgagcatcag tgacgtggggaatttctttcccgaaagcatattattcagaattggattcatagggatgtccattggcactttggtactaacctttcttatttataagtatatggttatgcatactgaagagttcaggggtcatcaggtcctgatccagaggatcctgctggccattgtgtgggcctcctgttttggcacagctgtcatgcatgtattttcccccaaagaatatcccaggatacactttgtcagcacgataatttcaattacatgtgaagccttatactaccttgggcagtcaatccagatgtataaattaccaggagcaaacaaagtcatccaccatagtagatgcacctgctgtggcctgacttttgtctgcataattttctattttggatatgaaaagttaaaggaattattctataatgatgaagactgggacgagatccgtgaaatccccatcataatcattgaGTGGGTGATGCttttactgatcctgataaacattgtgacctattattccaccatgcagaggttattgttgaccgtctccagaaacagctgcacgcTCTCTCTTAGAgtgaaaattgatgacttcggggtgtag